In Maridesulfovibrio sp., a single genomic region encodes these proteins:
- the trpB gene encoding tryptophan synthase subunit beta, translating into MTVDAKGFFGEYGGQYVPEQLLPILNELAETYEKYRNDPEFIEELQYYMAKYSGRPTPLYLCSNLTEELGGAKIYLKREDLNHLGAHKVNNTIGQILLAKRMGKKKIIAETGAGQHGVATAATAALMGMECTVYMGAVDVERQKLNVFRMRMMGAKVVPAMSGQRTLKEAVDEALGAWIGDAENSFYLLGSAVGPHPYPAMVRDFQSVIGREARQQCLEDEGRLPDYCIACVGGGSNAIGLFADFIADESVKLVGVEPSGRGLEPGEHAASLCLGEPGVMHGFNSYMLKDEKGDPAPVYSISAGLDYPSVGPEHAHLKDLGRAEYVHASDKEAVDAFFKLSQAEGIIPALESSHALAHAIRLAPQLDKDKIIVVNLSGRGDKDVAQIEDMISRGEIALP; encoded by the coding sequence ATGACTGTTGATGCTAAAGGTTTTTTCGGTGAATACGGCGGACAATATGTCCCTGAGCAGTTGCTTCCCATTCTGAATGAACTGGCCGAGACCTATGAAAAATACCGGAATGATCCCGAATTCATCGAGGAACTCCAGTATTATATGGCCAAATATTCCGGCCGCCCCACCCCCCTGTACCTCTGCTCCAATCTTACGGAGGAACTGGGTGGCGCAAAAATCTACCTCAAACGCGAAGACCTCAACCACCTTGGCGCGCACAAGGTCAACAACACCATCGGCCAGATTCTGCTTGCAAAACGCATGGGCAAGAAAAAAATCATCGCCGAAACCGGAGCAGGCCAGCACGGCGTGGCAACGGCAGCCACAGCAGCCCTCATGGGCATGGAATGTACCGTATACATGGGTGCGGTTGATGTTGAAAGACAGAAGCTCAACGTCTTTCGCATGCGCATGATGGGTGCAAAAGTCGTCCCGGCCATGTCCGGCCAGCGCACCCTGAAAGAAGCCGTGGACGAAGCCCTCGGAGCATGGATCGGTGATGCTGAAAATTCATTTTACCTGCTTGGCTCCGCAGTCGGACCGCATCCCTATCCGGCCATGGTCAGGGATTTCCAGTCCGTAATCGGCAGGGAAGCCAGACAGCAGTGCCTTGAAGACGAGGGCCGCCTGCCCGACTACTGCATAGCCTGCGTGGGCGGCGGTTCCAACGCCATCGGTCTGTTCGCGGACTTCATCGCAGACGAATCCGTTAAGCTTGTCGGAGTGGAACCCTCCGGTCGCGGACTTGAGCCCGGAGAACACGCCGCCAGCCTCTGTCTCGGCGAACCCGGAGTCATGCACGGGTTCAACTCCTACATGCTCAAGGACGAAAAAGGCGATCCCGCACCCGTATACTCCATTTCCGCAGGTCTGGACTACCCCAGCGTAGGCCCGGAACACGCCCACCTCAAAGATCTGGGACGCGCCGAATACGTTCACGCCTCCGACAAGGAAGCCGTGGACGCCTTCTTCAAACTCTCCCAGGCGGAAGGCATAATCCCCGCGCTGGAATCCTCCCACGCGCTAGCACACGCCATCCGTCTCGCCCCGCAACTCGACAAGGATAAAATAATAGTAGTCAACCTCTCCGGACGCGGCGACAAAGACGTTGCCCAGATCGAAGACATGATCAGCCGGGGAGAAATAGCCCTGCCCTAA
- a CDS encoding YkgJ family cysteine cluster protein translates to MQEIIKETVDRTLEHAVELFAEHPEMVKFLLDMSFAVCADLGRLDTRHPLFPQTLAEEGIRLFEANYKAILDQVMALDPEFSIACSAGCSYCCSSHISVMPQEAFNIGLYLARTVSADDFEELANQCSEIASGLADTSVEDFAAGYFRPCPFLRDDKCSIYDVRPIVCRNWISCDLGACRASFDAGNRKSVPQNSLIMVQKDLIFAGAAACLAVSGINGGIGSFIPLMAQVMTDFDGAYGDWISGGRLAGQPGNFGIPAGLSQID, encoded by the coding sequence GTGCAAGAAATTATCAAAGAGACTGTGGACAGGACGCTTGAGCATGCTGTGGAGTTGTTTGCCGAACATCCTGAAATGGTAAAGTTTCTGCTGGATATGAGTTTTGCAGTCTGTGCCGATCTGGGACGGCTTGACACCAGGCATCCTCTTTTTCCGCAGACACTTGCCGAGGAGGGGATAAGACTTTTTGAGGCCAACTATAAGGCCATTCTGGATCAGGTCATGGCGCTTGATCCGGAATTCAGCATAGCCTGTTCTGCCGGGTGTTCGTACTGCTGTTCCTCGCATATCAGTGTAATGCCTCAGGAAGCGTTCAATATCGGACTTTACCTTGCGCGAACCGTAAGCGCAGATGATTTCGAGGAGCTTGCCAACCAATGTTCGGAGATTGCTTCCGGGCTTGCGGATACCTCGGTTGAAGATTTTGCTGCCGGATATTTCCGGCCCTGTCCTTTTTTGCGGGATGACAAATGTTCCATTTACGATGTCAGACCGATAGTCTGTAGAAACTGGATTTCCTGCGACCTCGGGGCATGCAGGGCGAGTTTTGACGCCGGAAACAGGAAATCGGTTCCGCAGAATTCGCTGATAATGGTGCAGAAAGACCTCATCTTTGCCGGAGCCGCCGCCTGTCTGGCTGTCTCGGGCATAAACGGTGGGATAGGGTCCTTTATTCCATTAATGGCACAGGTGATGACTGATTTTGATGGCGCATACGGGGACTGGATTTCCGGTGGAAGGCTTGCGGGGCAACCGGGAAATTTTGGGATACCGGCGGGGCTTTCTCAAATTGATTGA
- a CDS encoding DUF697 domain-containing protein — translation MPRLLPKLITAALFFLIGGFILFMLNQIAGLAALCAAYFPQSYDYVLFGLSGIFILVCASPLAIYLLRPGPLVMPEDPTPAEEREFIDRLRKRLRRNKYIKEAGLKLSTGEDLELALDMLDEISTRKMKSSASRIFLSTAISQNGQLDSFIVLGSLARLVWDISKVYNQRPSFRDMTAVYANVAGTAFFAGAVEELDIQAQIEAIMSPVLAGSALSMIPVASGLTSIVTASIMDGSTNAFLALRVGIITRSHFNFRADRKLPGYRRAVLKEAASMLLSIAVSSTRMITSAYVKTITRSAGEKAANAARKVVDTKDRAFEATGKAARFSAEQVGKVARFARFKNEKKEESHPQEEPVKEKTPNRLNRLKKLFRKK, via the coding sequence ATGCCAAGACTTTTGCCGAAACTTATCACCGCCGCCCTGTTTTTCCTGATCGGCGGATTCATACTCTTCATGCTCAACCAGATCGCCGGATTGGCCGCGCTGTGTGCTGCCTATTTTCCGCAATCGTACGACTATGTTCTCTTCGGGCTGAGCGGAATTTTCATACTGGTATGCGCAAGCCCTCTGGCAATTTACCTGCTGCGCCCCGGTCCGCTGGTAATGCCCGAAGACCCGACACCGGCCGAGGAACGGGAGTTCATTGACCGACTGCGCAAAAGACTGCGCCGGAACAAATACATAAAAGAAGCCGGATTGAAACTCTCCACGGGCGAGGATCTGGAACTGGCTCTGGACATGCTGGACGAGATTTCCACCCGCAAAATGAAAAGTTCGGCTTCGCGCATTTTTCTCTCCACCGCCATTTCCCAGAACGGACAACTGGACTCATTCATTGTTCTGGGCTCACTGGCCCGGCTGGTCTGGGATATTTCAAAGGTCTACAACCAACGTCCGTCCTTCCGGGACATGACTGCTGTGTACGCCAACGTTGCGGGCACGGCCTTTTTTGCCGGTGCGGTGGAAGAGTTGGACATACAGGCCCAGATTGAGGCGATCATGTCCCCGGTGCTGGCGGGTTCGGCCCTGAGCATGATCCCGGTCGCCAGCGGGCTGACCTCCATTGTCACCGCATCCATCATGGACGGCTCCACTAATGCTTTTCTGGCCTTGCGAGTAGGCATCATCACCCGCAGCCATTTTAATTTCCGGGCGGACAGAAAGCTTCCGGGATACCGGCGGGCAGTGCTGAAGGAGGCGGCCTCCATGCTCCTTTCCATTGCCGTGAGCTCCACACGGATGATTACCTCCGCCTACGTGAAAACCATCACTCGCTCCGCAGGAGAAAAGGCGGCCAACGCCGCCAGAAAAGTGGTGGACACCAAGGACCGCGCTTTTGAGGCTACCGGCAAGGCAGCCAGATTCTCGGCTGAACAGGTCGGCAAAGTGGCCCGGTTTGCCCGTTTTAAAAACGAAAAAAAGGAAGAAAGCCATCCACAGGAAGAGCCTGTCAAAGAAAAGACACCAAACAGGCTTAACCGACTGAAAAAACTGTTTCGCAAAAAATGA
- the ychF gene encoding redox-regulated ATPase YchF, with protein sequence MALSIGIVGLPNVGKSTLFNALTQAQNAESANYAFCTIEPNKAVVPVPDKRIDKLAELVKPQRVQHSTVDFIDIAGLVAGASKGEGLGNKFLGNIRETQAILHVVRCFDNDDVIHVANSVDPLRDIEIIETELILADVQVLDNRIERMKKQLKGDKSMGAKIAEGEKLLAHLNEGNPVNTYADLDTDIMADLLRELRLITSKNVIYCANVDEEGLTEDNDYVNSVKKLAEERGAEFVKISAKMEEELVGLDEEEYNEFLESYGVTESGLAKIIRTGFHSLGMISYFTAGVKEVRAWTIHDGDKAPRAAAAIHTDFERGFIRAEVIGYDDYVKNGSESACRSAGVLRSEGKEYVVKDGDVIHFLFNV encoded by the coding sequence ATGGCTCTAAGTATCGGAATCGTTGGACTGCCCAACGTGGGCAAATCCACCCTTTTCAATGCCCTGACCCAGGCCCAGAACGCGGAAAGCGCCAACTACGCTTTCTGTACAATCGAACCGAACAAGGCGGTCGTCCCCGTACCGGACAAACGCATAGACAAGCTGGCCGAACTGGTCAAACCCCAGCGTGTGCAGCATTCCACGGTCGATTTCATTGATATCGCCGGGCTGGTAGCCGGAGCGAGCAAGGGTGAAGGGCTGGGCAACAAGTTCCTCGGCAACATCCGCGAAACTCAGGCCATTCTCCACGTGGTCCGCTGCTTTGATAACGATGACGTAATCCACGTAGCCAACTCAGTAGATCCCCTGCGCGACATTGAAATCATCGAGACAGAACTCATCCTCGCAGACGTGCAGGTTCTTGATAACCGCATCGAACGCATGAAAAAGCAGCTCAAAGGCGACAAGTCCATGGGCGCAAAGATTGCGGAAGGCGAAAAACTGCTTGCCCACCTCAACGAAGGCAACCCGGTAAACACCTATGCGGACCTGGATACCGACATCATGGCCGACCTGCTCAGAGAACTGCGTCTGATCACTTCCAAAAACGTAATCTACTGTGCCAACGTGGACGAGGAAGGTCTTACCGAAGACAACGACTACGTCAACAGCGTAAAAAAACTTGCCGAAGAGCGCGGCGCTGAATTCGTCAAGATTTCGGCCAAAATGGAAGAAGAACTGGTCGGGCTGGACGAGGAGGAATACAACGAATTTCTGGAATCCTACGGCGTCACCGAATCCGGACTGGCCAAGATCATCCGCACCGGATTCCACTCTCTGGGCATGATCAGTTACTTCACCGCCGGGGTAAAGGAAGTACGCGCCTGGACCATCCACGACGGCGACAAGGCTCCCAGAGCCGCAGCAGCAATCCATACCGACTTTGAACGCGGCTTCATCCGCGCCGAAGTTATCGGATACGACGACTACGTGAAGAACGGTTCCGAATCGGCCTGCCGTTCCGCCGGAGTCCTGCGCTCCGAAGGAAAGGAATACGTGGTCAAGGACGGGGATGTAATCCACTTCCTGTTCAATGTATAA
- a CDS encoding type II toxin-antitoxin system RelE/ParE family toxin yields the protein MTWKIEISCKAEKQLKELNKSLRTRIIQFLKERVQPAADPRRLAKSLKGDKGGLWRFRVGDYRIICDIRGEEIKILVLTIGHRKEIYKKTR from the coding sequence TTGACCTGGAAAATTGAAATTTCATGCAAGGCGGAAAAGCAACTCAAGGAACTGAACAAAAGTCTCCGAACCCGTATAATTCAATTTTTAAAGGAGAGAGTGCAGCCCGCCGCTGATCCTCGCCGGTTGGCAAAATCCCTTAAAGGTGACAAAGGCGGGTTGTGGCGTTTTCGGGTAGGTGATTACCGCATCATCTGCGATATTCGCGGCGAGGAAATAAAAATTCTTGTTTTGACCATCGGCCATAGAAAAGAAATTTACAAAAAAACACGGTAA
- a CDS encoding 4Fe-4S binding protein — MSCSKLKLICFSPTRTTRAVLDCIAEGIGADEVDVADVTLPENVPASCDCNGNDLVIIGAPVYGGRLPLVAVERFSALKANGVPAALVVVYGNRAYEDALVELKDITEKAGLKPVAAAAFIGEHSFSTESAPVAAARPDMQDREKAEEFGRSVARKLAEGDAVSGPSIDVPGDRPYKERKENAPAAPFSSDECRLCGSCAEVCPTGAITVGETVETDPEKCILCCACIRACELNARIMEVPRILAASKWLVENCSERREPEMFI, encoded by the coding sequence GTGTCCTGTTCAAAACTGAAGCTGATTTGTTTTTCACCGACACGTACGACACGTGCGGTTCTTGATTGCATTGCTGAGGGTATAGGGGCGGACGAAGTAGACGTTGCCGATGTGACCCTGCCGGAAAATGTTCCCGCAAGCTGCGACTGTAATGGTAACGATCTGGTGATAATCGGTGCGCCCGTCTACGGAGGACGTCTGCCGCTGGTTGCCGTGGAAAGGTTTTCCGCACTCAAAGCAAACGGTGTTCCTGCCGCTCTGGTTGTTGTCTATGGAAACAGGGCCTATGAAGATGCCCTTGTTGAACTTAAGGATATCACAGAGAAGGCCGGCTTGAAGCCTGTGGCTGCGGCAGCCTTCATCGGCGAGCATTCCTTTTCTACGGAATCCGCCCCTGTGGCCGCCGCACGTCCGGATATGCAGGACAGGGAAAAAGCCGAAGAATTCGGACGTTCCGTTGCCCGTAAACTGGCGGAAGGGGATGCTGTGAGCGGTCCTTCCATAGATGTCCCCGGCGACAGACCCTACAAGGAGCGGAAGGAAAATGCCCCGGCTGCGCCGTTCAGCAGTGATGAATGCAGGCTTTGCGGTTCCTGTGCGGAAGTCTGTCCCACAGGCGCGATTACTGTAGGCGAAACAGTGGAGACTGATCCGGAGAAGTGTATTCTCTGCTGCGCATGTATCAGGGCCTGCGAGTTGAATGCCCGCATAATGGAAGTTCCCAGAATTCTGGCTGCTTCGAAATGGCTGGTTGAAAACTGCAGCGAACGCCGTGAGCCGGAGATGTTCATTTAA
- a CDS encoding helix-turn-helix transcriptional regulator encodes MLEPTKKPHADNYVELCFKVRKEVAHEAEQAIKPFLAENTEIHDDEDSIPWRDALNIKEEEFPGRCLRGARTKEGVTQKELAKMIGIRQEHISAMENNRRPIGKAMAKRFAEVLNVDYRVFL; translated from the coding sequence ATGTTGGAACCCACGAAAAAGCCCCATGCTGATAATTATGTTGAACTTTGTTTTAAGGTTCGCAAAGAAGTAGCCCATGAAGCGGAACAGGCTATCAAGCCTTTTCTCGCGGAGAATACCGAAATACACGATGATGAAGATTCTATTCCCTGGCGTGACGCCCTGAACATAAAGGAAGAAGAATTCCCCGGACGCTGCCTGCGCGGTGCACGCACCAAGGAAGGCGTAACCCAGAAGGAACTGGCAAAGATGATCGGCATTCGTCAGGAACACATTTCCGCCATGGAAAACAACCGCCGTCCCATTGGAAAGGCTATGGCCAAGCGTTTCGCTGAAGTGCTGAATGTGGATTACCGTGTTTTTTTGTAA
- a CDS encoding ABC transporter substrate-binding protein, giving the protein MRRMIVFFILVACVFAMAATCACNREKPVRQERVLRVGWFPWTGWYPVVIADRKGFFKKHGVSVELIRYNTYVDIFSDFAASRIDVAHGGLYELLKSDIPDMKIVLATDYSEGAEGLVVTPEINSPADLAGKRIGIQGALSGSEFIITTLLRWYGLSRIDLTLVDVGPEIVLETMPERIQGGYTWEPFLSKAKEKGYKILFTTADTPGMVPDVIAFQGKVVRSRPESVQAFVDAWFEAQEYWLTHREECDPIIAEAAGLGNSTISVEGCRLLSREGNADVFSRNSSLSLYKTGAKQIEFFISVGDASTAPNLDNILDPVFVGEAAGDPK; this is encoded by the coding sequence ATGCGTAGGATGATTGTGTTTTTTATTCTGGTTGCGTGTGTCTTTGCCATGGCAGCGACCTGCGCATGCAACCGGGAGAAGCCTGTCCGGCAGGAACGAGTGCTACGTGTAGGATGGTTTCCATGGACAGGGTGGTATCCGGTTGTCATCGCGGACAGAAAGGGCTTTTTCAAAAAACACGGAGTCTCTGTAGAACTTATCCGTTACAACACCTACGTTGATATCTTTTCCGATTTTGCCGCTTCCAGAATTGATGTGGCCCATGGGGGGCTTTACGAGCTGCTCAAGAGCGATATCCCTGATATGAAGATTGTGCTGGCAACCGACTATTCGGAAGGAGCGGAAGGGTTGGTTGTGACCCCTGAAATAAATTCTCCGGCCGATCTGGCTGGCAAGCGTATAGGAATTCAGGGGGCGCTATCAGGCAGCGAGTTCATAATTACCACACTGCTGCGCTGGTACGGACTTTCCCGGATAGACCTGACCCTCGTGGATGTAGGGCCGGAAATTGTTCTGGAAACCATGCCGGAACGGATTCAGGGCGGGTATACATGGGAACCGTTTCTCTCGAAGGCAAAGGAGAAGGGCTACAAGATTTTATTCACCACGGCAGATACTCCGGGAATGGTTCCGGATGTAATCGCCTTTCAGGGTAAAGTGGTCAGATCAAGACCGGAATCCGTACAGGCGTTTGTGGACGCATGGTTCGAAGCTCAGGAATACTGGCTGACGCACAGGGAGGAGTGCGATCCCATAATCGCAGAAGCGGCGGGACTGGGAAATTCAACTATTTCCGTTGAAGGGTGCCGTCTGTTGTCCAGGGAGGGGAACGCCGATGTTTTCAGTCGGAACAGTTCTCTGTCTCTGTATAAAACCGGTGCAAAGCAGATTGAGTTTTTTATAAGTGTAGGCGATGCCTCTACCGCTCCGAATCTTGATAATATACTTGATCCTGTTTTTGTGGGCGAGGCTGCGGGGGACCCTAAATGA
- a CDS encoding NAD(P)/FAD-dependent oxidoreductase — protein MNQSVFKYDVIILGAGASGLYCAMHAARRGRKVLVLDHSEKAGRKIRVSGGGKCNFTNLDVSAGNYVSSNPHFVKSALARHNQWDFISFISEAGIEYEEREDGQLFTVQGAGMIAGLLVSSCHRAGVETLMGREISSVEGAGPFSVTSGTQVFEAESLVVALGSPAWPQVGASPLGYRIAEQYGMKIITPRPALVPFSISGRDGRFCQDLSGNSLPVCISCDGRSFSGDLLFTHKGLSGPAALQISNYWRRGSVLEIDLLPGQNISDLLEERRTENTGLQNFLSRFFTRKMAGLLLEDQDAETPVSQLTKVRRLALAERIHSWVVKPQGTEGFSKAEVAAGGVDTNAVSSKTMEATAVPGLYFTGEVLDVTGWLGGYNLQWAWSSGYAAAQFV, from the coding sequence ATGAATCAATCCGTATTTAAATATGATGTAATCATTCTTGGAGCCGGGGCTTCCGGGCTTTATTGCGCAATGCATGCGGCTCGGCGCGGCAGGAAAGTTCTGGTGCTCGACCACTCGGAAAAGGCCGGGCGCAAGATCCGGGTCAGCGGCGGCGGCAAGTGCAACTTTACCAATCTGGACGTTTCTGCCGGAAACTATGTTTCATCAAATCCGCATTTTGTTAAGTCCGCTCTTGCGCGCCATAATCAGTGGGATTTTATTTCATTCATCTCCGAAGCCGGGATAGAGTACGAGGAGCGTGAAGACGGGCAGCTTTTTACCGTGCAAGGGGCCGGGATGATCGCCGGGCTTCTGGTTTCCTCATGCCATCGTGCCGGTGTGGAGACTCTCATGGGGCGGGAAATTTCGTCTGTGGAAGGAGCCGGACCGTTTTCCGTAACCAGCGGAACGCAGGTTTTTGAGGCGGAGTCCCTGGTTGTGGCCCTCGGTTCGCCTGCATGGCCGCAGGTGGGAGCCTCGCCACTGGGCTACCGCATTGCGGAGCAGTACGGCATGAAAATCATCACTCCGCGTCCGGCTCTGGTGCCTTTTTCCATCAGCGGCAGGGACGGAAGGTTCTGTCAGGATTTGAGCGGCAATTCCCTGCCCGTGTGCATCAGTTGCGACGGGCGCAGTTTTAGCGGTGATCTTCTCTTTACCCACAAGGGACTGTCCGGACCGGCAGCCCTGCAGATATCAAATTACTGGCGGCGCGGTTCCGTGCTTGAAATAGACCTCCTGCCCGGCCAAAATATATCCGATCTGCTTGAAGAGCGCCGGACCGAAAACACCGGTCTGCAGAATTTTCTGAGCCGTTTCTTTACCCGCAAGATGGCCGGACTGCTGCTGGAAGATCAGGACGCTGAAACCCCGGTCAGCCAGCTTACCAAGGTTCGGCGGCTGGCGCTGGCGGAAAGAATCCATTCCTGGGTCGTCAAGCCGCAGGGAACCGAAGGATTCAGCAAGGCCGAAGTTGCAGCCGGAGGGGTGGATACCAACGCAGTGTCATCCAAGACCATGGAAGCAACTGCCGTTCCGGGGCTTTATTTTACAGGAGAAGTCCTTGATGTTACCGGCTGGCTTGGCGGGTACAATCTGCAATGGGCCTGGTCGTCCGGCTACGCCGCTGCGCAGTTTGTTTAA
- the fsa gene encoding fructose-6-phosphate aldolase, giving the protein MEFFLDTANLDEIRLARAQGLMDGVTTNPTLLSREGGDWRSRMEAICNEVDGPVSLEVVGESADEMLGEADELIKFGSNVVIKVPMTTQGLVATKALYRKGVKTNVTLVFSPLQALLAAKAGATYVSPFVGRLDGLAQDGMELIRQIRTIFDNYDFPTKVLVASVRNPMHVLEAALIGADTATVPFNVLSELAYHPMTEKGLATFDSDWKKLNK; this is encoded by the coding sequence ATGGAATTTTTTCTGGATACCGCGAATCTCGATGAAATAAGACTTGCCCGCGCTCAGGGGCTTATGGACGGAGTAACCACCAACCCGACGCTGCTTTCCCGCGAGGGCGGAGACTGGCGGAGCCGTATGGAAGCCATCTGCAATGAGGTGGACGGACCGGTCAGCCTTGAGGTTGTGGGCGAGAGTGCGGACGAGATGCTTGGCGAGGCCGATGAACTTATCAAATTCGGAAGCAACGTAGTCATCAAGGTCCCGATGACAACGCAGGGGCTTGTAGCGACCAAGGCTCTGTACCGCAAAGGGGTTAAGACCAACGTGACGCTCGTTTTTTCTCCTTTGCAGGCTCTGCTGGCCGCCAAGGCCGGGGCAACCTACGTCAGCCCGTTTGTGGGAAGACTGGACGGCCTGGCCCAGGACGGCATGGAGCTTATCCGGCAGATTCGCACAATTTTCGACAATTACGATTTTCCGACCAAGGTGCTTGTGGCGTCTGTACGCAATCCCATGCATGTGCTGGAAGCGGCTCTCATCGGTGCCGATACGGCCACAGTTCCGTTCAATGTCCTTAGTGAGCTTGCCTACCACCCCATGACAGAAAAGGGGCTGGCAACATTTGATTCGGACTGGAAGAAATTGAACAAGTAA
- a CDS encoding DMT family transporter — protein sequence MIKIRLTPGLGVAQVLLGAALISQVGIFIKILVVDYAQPVLVVTFWRNLIVCLLLAAGLAVFKPQKLKAGRRNLPLLAFYGLVLTGMNGIWGGSVYFNGAGVATVLVYISVPITVLGQWMLGGEKPTLRILPSVLLCLIGCAMVCGITSLSDFSLTPAGIFLGLLSGLFYSAYSLFGRECAAREIDPFCVLMHVFGFSALFMLVINLCSAGVIPGTAPSPAAILMPGTDFRAWVLVAVLAAGPSMGGWSLINSSLSRLSPSVVNILLTTEPMMTALVAIPVLNEYMTAEQWAGCLLIVGGVIVLKKR from the coding sequence ATGATCAAGATACGGCTTACTCCCGGTCTGGGAGTGGCTCAGGTGCTTCTCGGGGCGGCTCTCATTTCCCAGGTGGGCATATTCATCAAAATACTGGTTGTGGATTACGCGCAGCCGGTTCTTGTTGTTACTTTCTGGCGCAATCTTATTGTCTGTTTGCTTCTTGCGGCCGGGCTTGCCGTATTCAAGCCGCAGAAGCTGAAAGCGGGGCGAAGGAACCTGCCGCTGCTAGCCTTCTACGGTCTGGTACTGACCGGTATGAACGGAATCTGGGGCGGATCGGTCTATTTCAACGGGGCCGGGGTGGCAACCGTGCTGGTTTACATCTCAGTTCCGATCACTGTTTTGGGTCAGTGGATGCTTGGTGGGGAGAAGCCGACCCTGCGTATACTTCCTTCCGTTCTGTTATGCCTGATTGGATGCGCGATGGTCTGCGGCATAACCAGTCTGTCCGATTTTTCTCTGACGCCGGCGGGTATTTTTCTGGGCTTGCTGTCCGGTCTTTTTTATTCCGCTTACAGTCTGTTCGGCAGGGAATGTGCCGCCAGGGAGATAGATCCGTTTTGCGTTCTCATGCATGTGTTCGGATTTTCCGCTCTGTTCATGCTGGTTATCAATCTCTGTTCCGCCGGGGTAATACCTGGAACAGCTCCGTCACCCGCGGCCATACTCATGCCTGGAACGGATTTTCGGGCCTGGGTGCTGGTTGCGGTTCTGGCGGCAGGGCCGTCCATGGGTGGCTGGAGCCTCATAAATTCCAGTCTCAGCCGTCTGTCACCATCGGTGGTGAATATTCTGCTCACAACCGAGCCGATGATGACCGCACTGGTGGCCATACCGGTGCTGAACGAATATATGACCGCAGAGCAGTGGGCAGGATGCCTTCTGATTGTCGGCGGCGTAATTGTCTTGAAGAAAAGATGA
- a CDS encoding ribbon-helix-helix protein, CopG family produces MIEIRVDPELEQRLDHEARISGKTREECLKEALSRYLEDREDYREGIAVLESGEPFSSLEDVEKRFDLEN; encoded by the coding sequence ATGATCGAAATTCGCGTAGATCCGGAGCTGGAGCAGCGTCTGGACCATGAAGCAAGGATTTCCGGAAAAACCCGCGAGGAATGTCTGAAAGAAGCGTTATCCCGCTATCTTGAAGATCGCGAGGATTACCGGGAAGGCATTGCAGTGCTGGAAAGCGGAGAGCCTTTTTCTTCTCTTGAGGATGTGGAGAAGCGCTTTGACCTGGAAAATTGA